In the Scatophagus argus isolate fScaArg1 chromosome 11, fScaArg1.pri, whole genome shotgun sequence genome, GCATCTTCTTCACAAACCCTCCTCTTCTCACTCATTGCTGAATTTTTGATTGGATGTCTACCTCCTGTAATTGTTAGGCTCataatcagtcagttttttaaaactttcaacACATATTACCACATttcaatatgattttttttgctgtcaaaaCTACTGCATTAGTTTTGATATCCTGATTAAGACATGACCACAAGCAATACTTGCAaacttataaaaataatttttttgtcctctaaaaatgttttcatttgaaagatATCTGGTGAAAGAAATCAGTATAGGACCGAAAAAGGCAAAATTTagagaaaagtaattttaaaatatacattttatgcAATAGAACtatatttgggttttttttttattcctttccaAATGTTGGGTCCTGACTCCCAAAAACCAGGTTGGGAACTAATATTCTCTAAAGTTTAAAACTAGCTAGTAGCAAGCTAGTTTAACCATTTCTCCATGGCTTTTAGTTAACCATTTCACCTGTTTATTGATTACTTCTACTTATTTAGCCTATTTAATTTAACAGTTAATTTAAGTTATCTCAGCTGTTTATCAgttgctttcatttatttcagctgtttataTTTGAACCGATCAATGATTACTTTTGACTATTTTAACCATTTACATCCAGCTAGCGGTTAACTGGGCTACTTTTTAGCTAACTGTCAACTTCTCTGCTTGAATGCAGTTTCACATACTCAGCTGACTCAATGGGTACTTTAAATCAAATTGTAATTTATATTTCTTCAAGGGAGCTACTCCAAAATTTTCCATGTACGCCCCTGTACACATCACAGTTTGGAGTACAAGTACCCAGTGTGGTTGGGAATCACTGATCTGTATGGCCAAAATGATCAACATGTGGAGAAAAAACCTTTGTGGATTGTTCTAGAAATGTTCCTACATAGCACATGCTCATAAACAGTAATTCCCATTTAATAATAACAGTTTGTACCATCCGGCCTCTCTTCCTGTGTAGAGTCTTCCTAAcgttacattttgtgtttcagataCGAAAATGCTATGCATTTAAAAGTTATAATTAAGGCCTTGCAGTGGAAATTGTCGTAAAGTCTGCTTCTTTGCATCATCAGAACAATGAATGACTGAGTAAGAAACCCACCCAGCACATTTAACGCTGGCCTCTCACTGCGAAAGTCATTATGTTTGAGATCAGGTATGCGTGTGACATTTCAGTAAAAGCATAGAAACGTAACTCGTGCACCACTTTCTGAAGCACCATTCATGACTAAGcttgtttttacaaaaatcagAACCACCCAAGTTTCTGAGGTCAGACTGCTTatgttttcttcacatttttacaatttttaaaacaactgattatcaactgaatgaataataatggtataatataaataataataatacaattgTTAATTTcagtatatattatattagaTTAGTACAAAAATGTTTACTAAAATGTACTTATTTTTGGTTAGTATGATAGCAGGGAACTCCCACAGGAAATAATTATATCTCATCTTATATAATTGATAATACAGTATTGATGAGAGAACAACAAGTGGCTTTTCTCCTGACAACCTGATGAGCAGGTTGATTAATCTGTGCAGAATCAACTTGAAACagcctttttcttttacaaCATGTGCTCAATACACTAGAATAATTTCCATTCATTAACAAGAATTTGTAGCCCATAGGGACAACTCAACAGTTAATTTTGCTCCTTCAGATGTTGCACTCTTTCCACAATGCACAAGAATACATTAGTGAATTAATGAATATGACTAGGGCAACATAGATAATCAAATTATCACAGAAGCTTGTCGAGCATTATGCCATTTATGgctaaaaccaaacaaaatagtatgtatttaaaagaaagcaaaacacattcataaacGTGGAAAGCAGTTGGACAACTCTTCTCACAAAGGAGGGAGGCACTGACGTCAGTTAAGACCCGACAGATATTTGCCAACTCCAGTCAACACTATGGTCATGTTATTCGGCCCAGCTTTAGTGGTAAgtaatttttttcattgcaaAATTGTCAGTTTGCCCGTTATTTAGGCTACCTTTataatgttatttatattttatcctgtatttcattttcaggttAGGTACAGGCCCGATTTGGAATTCAAAATATGTCATAATACACATACAAGATATAAGTCTAAATGTTTGCAGATGTTACTTTTTGAAATGCATTAAGCTTATAGCGTTCATGGTACGTAAACTTGGACCTAAAAAACGTTGTTTTGAGCGAAatctgtgtgttcaggtgttcacCGAGCTCCTTAATCAATCACTCAATGATGAATCAGTAGCAGAAACAGCTGATGTCCTCTGCAGATGGCCCCAGTGCTCCTGAACATACCTGCAGCCGCGGTGTTTGTGCTGAGCTGCGTGTGCGCCGTACCGCTGCAGGGCCAGAAGCCGGCTCACGTGGACCCCCTGACTGCCCCCCGGGCGAACCCGCAGTGCTGGGACTCCTCCTCGGcgctgctgctggagatgcgCTCCCCGAGGATCGCTGACACGGTGCCCGCCTTCTGGGACCTGATGGTGTTCCTCAGGTCGTCAGACAACAGCAAGCACACGGCGCTGTTCTGGGACCTGGCCCGGGTCTTCTGGGACCTGTATCTGGACTGCGTGCTGTCCAGGAGTCACGGCCTGGGGAGGAGACACTCCCTCATCACTGACAGTAAGTCAACCGACCACACATCTGTCAGAcatcactgctgtctgctgtggtttcttcttcttctcgtgCGTTATATTAATGCGTTGTTTTTCACCTTAACTCATGTAAAGTGTCTTTGAGCAACGCTGATCATgctacaaatacaaaacaataacaattattgttgttattattgttgttgttaaataACACAAGCTACCCAGCAAATAAATCAGGAGTTGAAACTTTACCAGCTTTAATGTAATTCATCTATAATTATAATCCTATAAATTCACatacattattctgaaataatGTGTTCTTTTACTATTAGTACTTTAATACTGATGCCAGTGattttattcataaaaaatTGAATGCATGAGTAACTGAAT is a window encoding:
- the LOC124067227 gene encoding protein FAM237B-like; amino-acid sequence: MVMLFGPALVMAPVLLNIPAAAVFVLSCVCAVPLQGQKPAHVDPLTAPRANPQCWDSSSALLLEMRSPRIADTVPAFWDLMVFLRSSDNSKHTALFWDLARVFWDLYLDCVLSRSHGLGRRHSLITDKSFRFNSSGVNTRAWLSVRVRRRGHIKTLKTKSKSKSHYHK